The following proteins come from a genomic window of Gimesia chilikensis:
- a CDS encoding DUF1501 domain-containing protein, with product MKHSLSQQPEVSSVAPLFSRRQFLQTAGGGFSGMVLMAMLAGETNAEPHYPAKAKRVIQIFCPGGMSHVDTFDYKPALEKRAGQPFDPDGKLQFFASKPGNCQPGFWKFQRHGESGLWMSDLFPKLANCIDDMSFIYSMHSKTALHGPACFMMNTGFTLPGFPSMGAWVTYGLGSEAEDLPAFVVLPDPRGLPPGGIINWGAGFLPAVHQATTLDTSNPRQPIADLFPPDEFAAQTKQSEQPGLDFLQKLNRLHQQPRSGNSELDARIKAYEMAARLQLSAPEVTDLASETTATRDLYEVDHPEIGPFGRQCLLARRLAERGVRFVQIYCGAENTTAKKIRPNWDSHEDLVRDHGYWGAVLDTGAAALLQDLKQRGMLDDTLVICTTEFGRQPAGQGKQSKGRDHNAGAFTSWLAGGGIKGGVGYGATDELGFKAVDSPAYSYDLHATALHLLGIDHTKLTFYHNGIERRLTDVHGHVIQELLT from the coding sequence ATGAAACACTCGCTGTCGCAGCAGCCAGAAGTGTCATCAGTTGCACCGCTGTTCTCGCGTCGTCAGTTTCTGCAGACTGCGGGGGGCGGCTTCAGTGGCATGGTCTTAATGGCGATGCTGGCCGGAGAGACGAACGCAGAGCCGCACTATCCTGCCAAGGCGAAACGCGTGATTCAGATTTTCTGTCCGGGCGGAATGAGCCATGTCGATACCTTCGATTATAAACCGGCATTAGAGAAACGGGCGGGACAGCCCTTTGACCCGGACGGCAAGCTGCAGTTCTTCGCGTCGAAACCGGGCAACTGTCAGCCTGGTTTCTGGAAATTCCAGCGGCATGGGGAATCGGGCCTCTGGATGAGTGATCTGTTTCCCAAGCTGGCGAACTGCATCGACGACATGTCGTTTATCTATTCGATGCACAGCAAAACGGCCCTGCATGGTCCCGCCTGTTTCATGATGAATACGGGATTCACGCTGCCCGGCTTTCCGAGCATGGGAGCCTGGGTGACTTATGGTCTGGGGAGTGAAGCGGAAGATCTGCCCGCATTCGTCGTACTCCCCGATCCACGGGGACTGCCTCCCGGCGGTATCATCAACTGGGGCGCCGGATTTCTGCCCGCGGTGCACCAGGCGACGACACTCGATACATCTAATCCCCGGCAGCCGATTGCCGACCTCTTTCCGCCGGACGAGTTCGCTGCGCAGACCAAACAGAGTGAACAGCCGGGACTCGACTTTCTCCAGAAACTGAATCGCCTGCATCAGCAGCCCCGCTCCGGGAACAGCGAACTGGATGCGCGAATCAAAGCGTATGAGATGGCAGCCCGCCTGCAGTTAAGTGCACCAGAGGTGACCGACCTCGCTTCCGAGACGACCGCGACCCGCGATCTGTATGAAGTGGATCATCCTGAAATCGGTCCCTTTGGACGACAGTGTCTGCTGGCGCGGAGACTGGCGGAACGGGGCGTGCGGTTCGTGCAGATTTATTGCGGTGCGGAGAATACGACGGCCAAGAAGATTCGTCCGAACTGGGACAGCCACGAAGACCTGGTCCGCGACCACGGATACTGGGGCGCTGTGCTCGATACCGGAGCTGCAGCGTTACTGCAGGATCTGAAACAGCGGGGCATGCTGGATGATACGCTCGTTATCTGTACCACCGAGTTTGGTCGACAACCCGCGGGCCAGGGAAAACAGAGCAAGGGTCGCGATCATAACGCGGGTGCCTTTACGTCCTGGCTGGCGGGCGGCGGCATCAAAGGGGGCGTCGGTTATGGGGCCACCGATGAGCTGGGGTTCAAAGCGGTCGACTCGCCGGCGTATAGTTACGATCTGCACGCCACGGCCCTGCATCTGTTGGGGATCGATCATACAAAACTGACGTTTTATCATAACGGAATCGAACGTCGCCTGACCGACGTGCATGGTCACGTCATTCAGGAACTGCTGACCTGA
- a CDS encoding DUF1553 domain-containing protein: protein MNFKRCALLLFLLLLSSFSAQTGSAEEKKTPVFESDIQPIFSARCGKCHWDKVRKGGLDLSRIEGLHKGGESGGSSLAESVDESLLWIMIDGGGMPPDDSPQLTEDELALIRKWLETGAQAEQPIQLEEEKLNQHDVLPIVLLRCTACHGAALKRGGLDLRTPASMQKGGEHGPAFVAGKPEESLMIKRIESQACPPRELLLKFFVRRPPESEVEKLKNWIAAGAPVADITPDVATTGPDPLVTAEDREHWAFQPPQAPQGVKSIDELIQKQLKAHELDFSPEADRDTLIRRAYVDLIGMPPAVEEWKYWRSSDDPHWYQTMIDQLLASPHYGERWGRYWLDVAGYADSEGGVSSDPLRAVAWKYRDYVIDAFNKDKPYDRFLLEQIAGDELIDVQKAPEVTQEMVDNLVATGFLRMGIDQTGSRTMNFVPERLGVIDDAINVMGSGVMGLTMECARCHSHKYDPIPHRDYYRFKAVFQGALDEYDWLTFKNRSLELGTPEQKQRVKQTNPVLNKELKQLAAQRRKAEADLQLELLKQHYPEQSEDDRQKTLRALKIADNNRTQEQRILVEKLRTAELMPETAWNDAVQAAKQRLKETDQETARVQAKMEPPLTIRALWDRGRPSPTYILRRGEHAQPGELVGPGAPAVLDPPGTPFVVKPPFPEGTPKTGRRLALARWLTRDDHPLTARVMVNRIWYHHFGTGLVKSLENFGVKGERPSHPELLDWLAVRFVEEGWSIKELHRLIMNSRTYRQSSQITDAIQKHDPQNRLLSHFPLQRMNAEALRDSLLFISGKLDDNAGGPPDSVSVDQNGLVSANATAEGGWRRSIYLQYRRTQIPTMLDTFDYPEMGPNCVTRSISTVSPQSLMLMNNERVRDLAVAFADRVQQTLAKQNLDSPAASVELVYEMALCRPPSETERKLGVATLKELETSWNENSQAALETYCHTILNSAAFLYID, encoded by the coding sequence ATGAATTTCAAGCGATGTGCTCTACTCCTGTTTCTGCTCCTGCTGAGCTCCTTTTCTGCACAAACCGGCTCCGCTGAAGAGAAAAAAACGCCCGTTTTCGAATCGGATATTCAGCCCATTTTTTCCGCCAGGTGCGGCAAATGTCACTGGGATAAGGTCCGTAAGGGGGGACTGGATCTCTCCCGCATCGAAGGTCTGCATAAAGGGGGCGAATCGGGGGGATCATCGCTGGCGGAATCTGTCGATGAGAGCCTGTTGTGGATTATGATCGATGGAGGCGGCATGCCTCCCGACGATTCACCGCAGTTGACTGAAGACGAGCTGGCGCTGATCCGCAAATGGCTTGAAACGGGAGCCCAGGCAGAACAGCCGATTCAACTGGAAGAAGAAAAGCTCAACCAGCACGATGTGCTGCCGATTGTCTTACTGCGGTGCACCGCCTGTCATGGCGCGGCACTCAAACGGGGCGGCCTCGATCTGCGCACGCCGGCCAGCATGCAGAAAGGGGGCGAACATGGTCCCGCTTTTGTCGCAGGCAAACCGGAAGAGAGCCTGATGATCAAGCGGATTGAAAGCCAGGCCTGTCCGCCGCGTGAGCTACTGCTGAAATTCTTTGTCCGCAGACCACCGGAATCGGAAGTCGAGAAACTGAAGAACTGGATTGCCGCTGGTGCACCGGTGGCTGATATCACTCCTGACGTGGCCACCACGGGGCCGGATCCCCTGGTGACTGCAGAAGATCGCGAGCACTGGGCCTTTCAACCACCCCAAGCTCCGCAAGGTGTGAAGTCCATCGATGAGCTGATCCAGAAACAACTCAAGGCACACGAACTGGATTTTTCCCCGGAAGCGGACCGCGACACTTTAATTCGCCGTGCCTATGTCGATCTGATCGGCATGCCCCCTGCCGTCGAAGAGTGGAAGTACTGGCGATCCAGCGACGATCCGCACTGGTATCAGACAATGATCGATCAGTTACTGGCGTCACCGCACTATGGAGAACGCTGGGGACGTTACTGGCTGGATGTCGCCGGCTATGCTGATTCTGAAGGGGGTGTCTCCTCGGATCCACTGCGGGCCGTTGCCTGGAAGTACCGCGATTACGTCATCGACGCCTTTAATAAAGACAAACCTTACGATCGCTTTCTGCTGGAACAGATCGCCGGCGATGAACTGATTGATGTGCAGAAAGCTCCCGAAGTTACCCAGGAAATGGTCGACAACCTGGTCGCCACCGGATTCCTGCGAATGGGCATCGACCAGACCGGTTCCCGCACGATGAACTTCGTCCCGGAACGACTGGGAGTCATCGACGACGCGATTAACGTCATGGGCTCAGGGGTCATGGGGCTGACCATGGAATGTGCCCGCTGTCATTCGCATAAGTATGATCCAATTCCCCACCGTGATTATTACCGGTTCAAAGCGGTTTTCCAGGGAGCACTGGACGAATACGACTGGCTCACCTTCAAGAATCGTTCGCTGGAGCTGGGCACCCCGGAACAGAAACAACGGGTCAAACAGACCAACCCGGTCCTCAATAAAGAACTGAAGCAGCTCGCTGCCCAGCGCAGAAAAGCGGAAGCAGATCTGCAGCTGGAACTGCTCAAGCAGCATTATCCGGAGCAGAGTGAAGACGATCGCCAGAAAACGCTGCGGGCCCTGAAAATCGCCGATAATAACCGGACGCAGGAACAGCGGATCCTGGTCGAAAAGCTGAGAACCGCTGAGCTCATGCCGGAGACGGCCTGGAATGACGCGGTGCAGGCAGCCAAACAGCGACTGAAGGAGACCGATCAGGAGACAGCACGCGTGCAGGCGAAGATGGAACCGCCGTTGACGATTCGTGCACTCTGGGATCGCGGACGTCCTTCCCCCACGTATATCCTGAGACGCGGAGAACACGCGCAACCGGGCGAACTGGTAGGTCCGGGCGCACCTGCGGTGCTGGATCCACCGGGAACGCCGTTCGTCGTCAAGCCCCCCTTCCCCGAGGGCACTCCGAAAACCGGTCGTCGTCTGGCACTGGCCCGCTGGTTGACGCGGGACGATCATCCACTGACCGCGCGGGTCATGGTAAACCGCATCTGGTATCACCATTTCGGAACCGGTCTGGTCAAATCGCTGGAGAATTTCGGTGTCAAAGGGGAACGTCCTTCACATCCCGAACTGTTGGACTGGTTAGCCGTCCGCTTCGTCGAAGAGGGCTGGAGTATCAAAGAACTGCACCGCCTGATTATGAACTCCCGAACCTATCGCCAGTCGAGTCAGATTACTGACGCGATTCAGAAACACGATCCCCAGAATCGTCTGCTGTCACATTTCCCGCTGCAGCGGATGAATGCGGAAGCACTCCGCGATTCCCTGCTGTTTATATCCGGTAAACTGGATGACAATGCCGGCGGTCCTCCCGATTCAGTCAGCGTCGATCAGAATGGTCTGGTAAGCGCAAACGCGACCGCCGAGGGGGGCTGGAGACGCAGTATCTATCTGCAATACCGACGCACCCAGATTCCGACGATGCTGGACACCTTCGATTATCCCGAAATGGGGCCCAACTGTGTCACGCGGAGTATTTCTACGGTATCGCCCCAGTCACTGATGCTGATGAACAATGAACGGGTTCGCGATCTGGCAGTGGCCTTTGCGGACCGGGTTCAGCAGACGCTGGCGAAACAGAACCTGGACTCCCCTGCAGCCAGCGTTGAGCTGGTTTACGAAATGGCTC